From the Amycolatopsis thermoflava N1165 genome, one window contains:
- a CDS encoding PucR family transcriptional regulator, translating to MSAATDDAIRAATRHVAAAMLPDLTAIADGTVAHIAAGMPELAERDALDLARATAFANSEALLHALVRGDQPKDVTTSPEVVRSTRSMVQHGLSHDAVMRGYRLGITYWCTRWGRAVEAHCPDVALAVPVVNQGTTFLLSWLELVSDRLSAEYRDEAERLARDGSLERAEFVRRVLAGETDVAEVRLRLGYDLTGSHVALVLKNPREGKRHPLESTARTLAASLTAAAPLVVRVDVDTTWCWVPTRDAARLPSAGAPVLAGQGLPAAGPEGFRRSHRQAREALRVAQLAGRPAGTVTHFADIDVAALCSTDPGVCRTFVTETLGPLAVGTEDARRLRTTLAVFFDAGGNFRAAGARLGVHHNTVRYRVDQAAALLGQAPGEHRLRLELALHLVDRLGLVS from the coding sequence ATGTCCGCGGCGACCGACGACGCGATCCGCGCGGCCACCAGGCATGTGGCGGCGGCGATGCTGCCCGACCTGACCGCGATCGCCGACGGCACGGTCGCCCACATCGCGGCGGGCATGCCCGAGCTGGCCGAGCGCGACGCGCTGGACCTGGCCCGCGCGACCGCCTTCGCCAACAGCGAGGCGCTGCTGCACGCCCTCGTCCGCGGTGACCAGCCGAAGGACGTGACCACCTCGCCCGAGGTGGTGCGCTCGACACGGTCGATGGTGCAGCACGGGCTCAGCCACGACGCGGTGATGCGCGGCTACCGGCTCGGCATCACCTACTGGTGCACGCGTTGGGGGCGGGCGGTCGAGGCGCACTGTCCCGACGTGGCGCTGGCGGTGCCGGTCGTCAACCAGGGCACGACGTTCCTGTTGTCCTGGCTGGAACTGGTCAGCGACCGGCTCAGCGCCGAGTACCGTGACGAGGCCGAGCGGCTGGCCAGGGACGGTTCGCTGGAACGCGCCGAGTTCGTGCGCCGCGTCCTCGCGGGGGAGACCGACGTCGCGGAGGTCCGGCTGCGGCTGGGGTACGACCTCACCGGCAGCCACGTCGCGCTGGTCCTGAAGAATCCGCGGGAGGGCAAGCGCCATCCGCTGGAATCGACCGCACGGACGCTGGCCGCCTCATTGACCGCCGCGGCGCCGCTGGTGGTGCGGGTGGATGTGGACACCACGTGGTGCTGGGTGCCGACGCGCGACGCCGCACGGCTGCCGTCGGCGGGCGCGCCGGTGCTGGCCGGGCAGGGGTTGCCGGCGGCGGGGCCGGAGGGGTTCCGGCGCAGCCACCGGCAGGCCCGCGAAGCGCTGCGGGTCGCGCAGCTCGCGGGCCGTCCGGCGGGCACTGTCACCCACTTCGCGGACATCGACGTGGCGGCGCTGTGCAGCACCGATCCCGGCGTCTGCCGCACGTTCGTGACCGAGACGCTGGGGCCGCTTGCCGTCGGCACCGAGGACGCCCGCCGCCTGCGCACCACGCTCGCGGTGTTCTTCGACGCCGGCGGCAATTTCCGGGCGGCGGGCGCGCGGCTCGGCGTGCACCACAACACCGTGCGGTACCGGGTGGACCAGGCGGCCGCCCTGCTCGGTCAGGCGCCAGGGGAGCACCGCCTGCGACTCGAACTCGCGCTCCACCTGGTCGACCGGCTCGGGCTGGTCAGCTGA
- the ctaD gene encoding cytochrome c oxidase subunit I — MTASTSAPARPVARRSPKGSVLLRLLRTTDHKQIGIMYLVTSFAFFMAGGAMAMLIRTELARPGQQFLSQEQYNQLFTMHGTVMLLLYATPILFGFANFVLPLQIGAPDVAFPRLNALSYWLFLFGGVITVSGFLTPGGAADFGWFAYTPLSSAIYSPGAGGDLWIAGLTVSGLGTILGAVNMITTIVCLRAPGMTMFRMPIFTWNVLVTSVMTLIAFPILTAALLGLAADRHIGAHVFDPANGGVILWQHMFWFFGHPEVYIVMLPFVGIVSEIVPVFSRKPLFGYKGMVFATMGIAALSVAVWAHHMYATGAVLLPFFSFMTFLIAVPTGVKFFNWIGTMWKGRLTFESPMLFSVGFMVTFLFGGLTGILLAAPAIDFHVSDSYFVVAHFHYVLYGTVAFATFAGIYFWFPKITGRMLDEKLGKLHFWTTFLGFHATFLVQHWLGAEGMPRRYADYLASDGFTTLNTISTIGAYILGASTLPFIYNVFKSYRYGELVTVDDPWGYGNSLEWATSCPPPRHNFTELPRIRSERPAFELHYPHMVERLHTEGEITFTGRAKAPSQALTDAIIPGDHDKDNASEH, encoded by the coding sequence GTGACTGCCTCCACCTCGGCGCCCGCCCGGCCGGTCGCGCGCCGCTCGCCCAAGGGTTCGGTGCTGCTGCGGTTGTTGCGCACGACGGACCACAAGCAGATCGGCATCATGTACCTGGTCACGTCGTTCGCCTTCTTCATGGCGGGCGGCGCGATGGCGATGCTGATCCGCACCGAGCTGGCGCGCCCGGGACAGCAGTTCCTGTCGCAGGAGCAGTACAACCAGCTGTTCACCATGCACGGCACAGTGATGCTGCTGCTGTACGCGACGCCGATCCTGTTCGGGTTCGCCAACTTCGTGCTGCCGCTGCAGATCGGCGCACCGGACGTCGCGTTCCCTCGCCTCAACGCGCTGTCCTACTGGCTGTTCCTGTTCGGCGGCGTCATCACCGTCTCCGGCTTCCTGACCCCGGGCGGCGCCGCCGACTTCGGCTGGTTCGCCTACACGCCCCTGTCGAGCGCGATCTATTCGCCCGGCGCGGGCGGCGACCTGTGGATCGCCGGGCTGACCGTGTCCGGCCTGGGCACCATCCTCGGCGCGGTCAACATGATCACCACAATCGTGTGCCTGCGGGCGCCGGGCATGACGATGTTCCGGATGCCGATCTTCACGTGGAACGTCCTGGTGACGAGCGTGATGACCCTGATCGCGTTCCCGATCCTGACCGCCGCACTGCTCGGCCTGGCGGCCGACCGGCACATCGGGGCGCACGTGTTCGACCCGGCCAACGGCGGCGTGATCCTCTGGCAGCACATGTTCTGGTTCTTCGGCCACCCCGAGGTCTACATCGTGATGCTGCCGTTCGTCGGGATCGTGTCGGAGATCGTGCCCGTGTTCAGCCGCAAACCGTTGTTCGGCTACAAGGGCATGGTGTTCGCGACCATGGGCATCGCGGCGTTGTCGGTCGCGGTGTGGGCGCACCACATGTACGCCACCGGCGCCGTGCTGCTGCCGTTCTTCTCCTTCATGACCTTCCTGATCGCGGTGCCCACCGGGGTGAAGTTCTTCAACTGGATCGGCACCATGTGGAAGGGACGTCTCACGTTCGAGTCACCGATGCTGTTCTCGGTCGGGTTCATGGTGACGTTCCTGTTCGGTGGTCTGACCGGCATCCTGCTGGCCGCCCCGGCCATCGACTTCCACGTGTCGGACAGCTACTTCGTGGTGGCGCACTTCCACTACGTCCTGTACGGGACCGTGGCTTTCGCGACGTTCGCCGGCATCTACTTCTGGTTCCCGAAGATCACCGGGCGGATGCTGGACGAGAAGCTGGGCAAGCTCCACTTCTGGACCACGTTCCTCGGCTTCCACGCCACGTTCCTGGTGCAGCACTGGCTGGGCGCCGAGGGCATGCCGCGCCGCTACGCCGACTACCTGGCCAGCGACGGCTTCACCACGCTGAACACGATCTCGACCATCGGCGCCTACATCCTGGGTGCGTCGACCCTGCCGTTCATCTACAACGTGTTCAAGAGCTACCGCTACGGCGAGCTCGTCACGGTGGACGACCCGTGGGGCTACGGCAACTCGCTGGAGTGGGCCACCTCGTGCCCGCCGCCGCGGCACAACTTCACCGAGCTGCCCCGGATCCGGTCCGAGCGCCCGGCGTTCGAGCTGCACTACCCGCACATGGTCGAACGGCTGCACACCGAGGGTGAGATCACTTTCACCGGCCGGGCGAAGGCGCCATCACAAGCCCTCACCGACGCGATCATCCCGGGCGACCACGACAAGGACAACGCCTCCGAACACTGA
- a CDS encoding MarR family transcriptional regulator produces MDGDVVGRSVALWAEQMPGLDVSASEVLARILRIAQHVEGAENGRLRRRRGRMVANVGDFEVLRALRRIGPPYAMTPSQLRAEMLISSSGLTGRLHRLERDGWITREASADDQRSVLVTLTPDAVSDLDDDIAEHFAFEDDLLAPLTRQQRTDLAALLTLLLRRFEDG; encoded by the coding sequence ATGGATGGTGATGTCGTCGGCCGGTCGGTGGCGCTGTGGGCCGAGCAGATGCCCGGCCTGGACGTCTCGGCGTCGGAGGTGCTGGCCCGGATCCTGCGGATCGCGCAGCACGTGGAGGGCGCGGAGAACGGCCGACTGCGCCGCCGGCGTGGACGGATGGTGGCCAACGTGGGTGACTTCGAGGTGCTGCGGGCGCTGCGCCGCATCGGCCCGCCGTACGCGATGACACCGTCCCAGCTGCGCGCGGAGATGCTGATCTCGTCCTCCGGGCTGACCGGCCGCCTGCACCGGCTGGAGCGCGACGGCTGGATCACCAGGGAAGCCTCGGCGGACGACCAGCGCAGCGTCCTGGTCACCCTGACTCCGGACGCGGTGTCCGACCTGGACGACGACATCGCCGAGCACTTCGCCTTCGAGGACGACCTGCTCGCTCCCCTGACCCGGCAGCAGCGCACCGACTTGGCCGCTCTGCTCACGCTGCTGCTCCGGCGCTTCGAAGACGGCTGA
- a CDS encoding NADPH-dependent F420 reductase, whose translation MTIIGAGNMARGIGIRVLAGGAELQILAPSAEKATTLASDIAGDDAPARGGAVDQHPVTGEIVVLATPYEAALEWASGHGTELDGRVVVDITNPVDWVTFDRLVTPPGSSAAEEIAARLTRQVSVVKGFNTTFAATLHTGQVDGQPLDVLLAGDDVEAKRMVSGLVEAAGMRPVDAGPLRRSRELEALGFLHVTLQEPLGTGYRSAVKFLG comes from the coding sequence GTGACGATCATCGGCGCGGGCAACATGGCCCGGGGAATCGGCATCCGGGTGCTCGCCGGCGGCGCGGAGCTCCAGATCCTGGCGCCCTCCGCGGAGAAGGCGACCACACTGGCATCGGACATCGCCGGCGACGACGCCCCGGCCAGAGGCGGCGCGGTCGACCAGCATCCGGTCACCGGCGAGATCGTCGTACTCGCCACCCCGTACGAAGCGGCCCTGGAGTGGGCCTCCGGCCACGGGACCGAACTGGACGGACGGGTGGTCGTCGACATCACCAACCCGGTCGATTGGGTGACGTTCGACCGGCTGGTCACCCCGCCGGGATCGTCGGCCGCGGAGGAGATCGCCGCCCGACTCACCCGTCAGGTTTCGGTCGTAAAGGGCTTCAACACGACGTTCGCCGCGACACTGCACACGGGACAAGTGGACGGGCAGCCGCTGGACGTGCTGCTAGCCGGCGACGACGTCGAGGCCAAGCGTATGGTCAGCGGCCTGGTCGAGGCAGCCGGTATGCGGCCTGTTGACGCCGGGCCCCTGCGACGATCACGCGAACTCGAAGCGCTGGGCTTCCTCCACGTGACTTTGCAGGAACCGCTGGGAACCGGCTACCGCAGCGCGGTCAAGTTTCTGGGCTGA
- a CDS encoding amidohydrolase, translated as MSVHRVLTGLDAVRADLEEFYRDLHRHPELGLREHRTAAKVAQAMREDGYDVTEGIGGTGVTAVLANGPGPVVMARADMDALPVREQTGLPYASTVTDGDQPVMHACGHDVHVTALTGCARLLARARESWQGTFVALFQPSEENGDGADAMIDDGLTGRVPTPDVVLAQHVLPYPAGYVGIRAGPFLSAADSLEVTVHGRGAHGSKPESAVDPVVMAAMIVVRLQTVVARELAATTPAVLTVGSIHAGSGPNIIPDRAVIQLNVRTYDDATRAHVLEAIDRIVRAECAASGARQAPVIRRIASFPPTVNDEEPTRRVAAAFADHFGETHTIDLQTASEDMSLIPQAFGAPFTYWGFGGTDPAEYAEADKRGTLARDIPVNHNPRFAPVIQPTLDTGVTAMAVAALAWLAA; from the coding sequence ATGAGCGTTCATCGGGTCCTCACCGGTCTGGATGCGGTCCGGGCCGACCTGGAAGAGTTCTATCGGGACCTGCACCGGCACCCGGAGCTGGGCCTGCGGGAACACCGCACCGCCGCCAAGGTCGCGCAGGCGATGCGGGAGGACGGGTACGACGTCACCGAGGGCATCGGGGGCACCGGGGTGACCGCGGTCCTCGCCAACGGGCCGGGGCCGGTGGTGATGGCGCGAGCGGACATGGACGCCCTGCCTGTGCGGGAACAAACCGGGCTGCCCTACGCGTCCACGGTCACCGACGGCGACCAGCCGGTCATGCACGCCTGCGGGCACGACGTGCACGTGACGGCATTGACCGGGTGCGCGCGGCTGCTCGCGCGGGCCAGGGAATCCTGGCAGGGCACGTTCGTGGCACTCTTCCAGCCGTCGGAGGAGAACGGCGACGGCGCCGACGCGATGATCGACGACGGGCTGACCGGCAGGGTGCCCACCCCGGATGTCGTGCTGGCCCAGCACGTCCTGCCCTACCCCGCGGGGTACGTCGGAATCCGCGCGGGCCCGTTCCTGTCTGCTGCGGACAGTCTCGAAGTAACCGTCCACGGCCGCGGCGCGCACGGGTCGAAGCCCGAGTCGGCCGTGGACCCGGTGGTGATGGCGGCGATGATCGTCGTGCGCCTGCAGACCGTCGTCGCGCGCGAGCTGGCCGCCACCACCCCGGCGGTGCTCACCGTTGGCAGCATCCACGCCGGTTCCGGCCCCAACATCATCCCGGACCGGGCCGTGATCCAGCTCAACGTGCGCACCTACGACGACGCCACGCGCGCACACGTGCTGGAGGCGATCGACCGGATCGTCCGGGCGGAATGCGCCGCGTCCGGGGCCCGGCAGGCACCGGTGATCCGGCGGATCGCGTCGTTCCCGCCCACCGTCAACGACGAGGAACCCACCCGGCGCGTCGCGGCGGCGTTCGCCGACCACTTCGGCGAGACGCACACGATCGACCTGCAGACCGCGAGCGAGGACATGAGCCTGATCCCGCAGGCCTTCGGCGCGCCGTTCACCTACTGGGGTTTCGGTGGAACCGATCCCGCCGAATACGCCGAAGCGGACAAGCGCGGCACCCTCGCCCGCGACATTCCGGTCAACCACAACCCCCGGTTCGCCCCCGTCATCCAGCCCACGCTGGACACCGGTGTCACCGCAATGGCCGTGGCCGCGCTCGCCTGGCTGGCGGCCTGA
- a CDS encoding nuclear transport factor 2 family protein: MGDLEARIRRLEDVQEIGQLRARYCQYLDDGRWDELAGLFTEEGRFVGLSTASGRSELRTFFAGLQRGPLTAWWHFSANETVTVDGDAASGETWLYQPCVVDGEAQVAAGRYTDSLVRQDGRWLFTERKVTFFWWVPLTAGWDAGRIGWAPADGALDPRYRR; encoded by the coding sequence ATGGGTGACCTGGAGGCCAGGATCCGGCGGCTCGAAGACGTCCAGGAGATCGGCCAGCTGCGTGCGCGGTACTGCCAGTACCTCGACGACGGGCGCTGGGACGAGCTCGCCGGCCTGTTCACCGAGGAGGGCCGGTTCGTCGGCCTGTCCACCGCCAGCGGGCGTAGTGAACTGCGGACATTCTTCGCCGGTCTGCAGCGCGGTCCGCTCACCGCGTGGTGGCACTTCAGCGCCAACGAGACGGTGACGGTCGACGGTGACGCCGCCTCCGGGGAAACCTGGCTCTACCAGCCCTGCGTGGTCGACGGCGAGGCACAGGTCGCCGCGGGCCGCTACACCGATTCGCTGGTGCGCCAGGACGGGAGGTGGCTGTTCACCGAGCGCAAGGTCACCTTCTTCTGGTGGGTCCCCCTGACCGCCGGGTGGGACGCCGGGAGAATCGGCTGGGCCCCGGCCGACGGGGCGCTGGATCCTCGCTACCGGCGATGA
- a CDS encoding TetR/AcrR family transcriptional regulator, whose protein sequence is MNSRSAAAALISETGRGTKAAILNAALAAFGEKGFNGASTRDVAAGAGTSLSNLYNYFPSKSHLLAELLQRANDELLNRTSAAVQAAGDDPADRMREAVKAYVGFVVDHQTAALVAISEIRYLHGEHRERIVRARDSTQAIFGEIIAEGVAQGRFTTPYPDGAARNIVSMCSAISTWYRAGGRLSRKALAEQHARYALALLETRD, encoded by the coding sequence ATGAACAGTCGTTCTGCTGCTGCCGCGCTGATCAGCGAAACCGGCCGGGGCACCAAGGCGGCGATCCTCAACGCAGCCCTGGCCGCGTTCGGCGAAAAGGGCTTCAACGGCGCCTCGACACGCGATGTGGCCGCCGGCGCCGGAACCAGCCTGTCCAACCTCTACAACTACTTCCCGTCGAAGTCACACCTGCTCGCCGAACTGCTCCAGCGAGCCAACGACGAGCTGCTGAACCGCACCAGCGCCGCGGTCCAGGCCGCCGGGGACGACCCGGCCGACCGGATGCGGGAAGCGGTCAAGGCCTACGTCGGGTTCGTCGTGGACCACCAGACGGCAGCGCTGGTCGCCATCAGCGAGATCCGCTACCTCCACGGCGAGCATCGGGAACGGATCGTCCGCGCCCGCGACAGCACCCAGGCCATCTTCGGGGAGATCATCGCCGAGGGCGTCGCCCAGGGCCGGTTCACCACCCCCTACCCCGACGGCGCCGCACGGAACATCGTGTCGATGTGCTCGGCGATCTCCACCTGGTACCGCGCCGGGGGGCGCCTCTCCCGGAAGGCCCTCGCTGAGCAGCACGCCCGGTACGCGCTCGCCCTGCTCGAAACTCGCGACTGA
- a CDS encoding IclR family transcriptional regulator C-terminal domain-containing protein — translation MDDEKTSQNHIQGLERGLAVLTAFDADRPNPTVAELATATGLSRPVVRRVLLTLQRLGYVAASGPHWTLTPRVLSIGQHYTATHALTELAQPHLMRQAERTGESATLAVMDGNEVVYIARVPVRRVLSVTVSPGTRVPVHATSLGRVLLAWEPDERVDEVIAECGLPRLTPYTVTDPAEFREILARVREQGWSLVANEREEGLISLSAPVRDHHGRVIAAVASSTSTGRTTPDRMREEVVPVLLETAKAISGELGHERG, via the coding sequence ATGGACGACGAGAAGACGAGTCAGAACCACATCCAGGGCCTGGAACGCGGCCTCGCGGTGCTCACCGCGTTCGACGCCGACCGTCCGAACCCGACAGTGGCCGAGCTCGCGACGGCGACCGGGCTGTCCCGCCCGGTCGTGCGCCGAGTCCTGTTGACCTTGCAACGACTGGGTTACGTGGCCGCGTCCGGTCCACACTGGACGTTGACACCGCGGGTGCTGTCCATCGGCCAGCACTACACGGCGACGCACGCCCTCACCGAACTGGCTCAACCGCACCTGATGCGACAGGCCGAGCGGACCGGGGAGTCGGCCACCCTCGCGGTGATGGACGGCAACGAAGTCGTCTACATCGCGCGGGTGCCGGTACGCCGGGTGTTGAGCGTGACCGTGTCCCCCGGCACGCGCGTCCCCGTGCACGCGACGTCCCTGGGCCGGGTGCTGCTGGCGTGGGAACCGGACGAGCGGGTCGACGAGGTGATCGCCGAATGCGGGCTCCCCCGCCTCACCCCATACACCGTCACGGACCCGGCGGAGTTCCGCGAGATCCTGGCACGCGTCCGGGAACAGGGCTGGTCGCTGGTGGCGAACGAACGCGAGGAAGGGCTCATCTCGCTGTCGGCACCCGTGCGCGACCACCACGGCCGGGTCATCGCCGCGGTCGCCTCCTCCACCTCGACCGGGCGCACCACGCCGGACCGGATGCGCGAGGAGGTGGTCCCCGTGCTGCTCGAGACCGCGAAGGCGATCAGCGGCGAGCTGGGACACGAACGCGGGTGA
- a CDS encoding flavin reductase family protein, protein MPVDPRALRRCLGHFATGVTVVTCDGDGKPHGATVNAFSAVSLDPALVLVSLDRRSKISKYLEGAPFTVNVLSEPQSEVALHFAGKPMAGAPDWRRPDPQLAPQLGGALATISCTPWCCYDGGDHVLYLGEVAGFEVDGGDPLVFYLGGFRHLGPVYQAAPWLQSGDSPGVSWFAASI, encoded by the coding sequence ATGCCGGTCGATCCGCGAGCACTGCGGCGGTGCCTGGGCCACTTCGCCACCGGGGTCACGGTGGTCACCTGTGACGGCGACGGAAAGCCACACGGGGCGACCGTCAACGCATTCAGCGCGGTGTCGCTGGATCCCGCACTGGTGCTGGTGTCGCTCGACCGCCGGTCGAAGATCAGCAAATACCTCGAGGGCGCGCCCTTCACCGTCAACGTGCTGAGCGAACCGCAAAGCGAGGTCGCGCTGCACTTCGCCGGCAAGCCGATGGCCGGTGCGCCGGACTGGCGCCGTCCCGATCCGCAGCTGGCACCGCAGCTGGGCGGTGCGCTCGCCACGATCTCGTGCACTCCGTGGTGCTGCTACGACGGCGGCGACCACGTGCTCTACCTCGGTGAGGTCGCCGGCTTCGAGGTCGACGGCGGCGACCCGCTGGTGTTCTACCTCGGCGGCTTCCGTCACCTCGGTCCCGTCTACCAGGCGGCGCCGTGGCTGCAGTCCGGGGACAGCCCGGGCGTGTCGTGGTTCGCCGCCTCCATCTGA
- a CDS encoding 4-hydroxyphenylacetate 3-hydroxylase family protein yields MTAQESTPGPDSAADARTTRPFTGEEYVESLQDGREVFLYGEKVKDITAHPAFRNPVRMTARLYDALHDPAKKDVLTVPTDTGSNGFTFPFFRSPRTREDLLADRNAIAEWARMTYGWMGRSPDYKASFLGTLGANSEFYEPFSGNARRWYAESQEKVLYWNHAIVHPPVDRNKKPDEVKDVFVHVEKETDDGLVVSGAKVVATGSALTHFNFIAHYGLPFKDREFALVCTVPMNTPGMKLICRNSYTSMAAQMGSPFDYPLSSRLDENDTIFILDKVKIPWENVFIYGDADKVSSFVPGSGFLERFTFQGVTRLAVKLDFIAGLLLKGVEATGTKDFRGIQTRIGEVISWRNLFWALSDAMAASPSEWKNGTLLPNLNYGLAYRWFMTVGYPRIREIIMQDLGSALIYLPSHASDFSSPEVRPYLDRYVRGSNGYDSVERVKLMKLIWDSIGTEFGGRHELYERNYAGNHEGVRFEQLIAMEQSGQADAMRGFAEQCMAEYDLDGWTVPDLINNDDVSLLGKR; encoded by the coding sequence ATGACCGCACAGGAGTCCACGCCCGGCCCGGACAGTGCCGCGGACGCGCGGACCACCCGCCCGTTCACCGGTGAGGAGTACGTCGAGTCGCTGCAGGACGGCCGGGAGGTGTTCCTCTACGGCGAGAAGGTCAAGGACATCACCGCCCACCCGGCCTTCCGCAATCCCGTTCGGATGACGGCGCGCCTGTACGACGCGCTGCACGACCCGGCCAAGAAGGACGTCCTGACGGTGCCGACGGACACCGGCAGCAACGGGTTCACGTTCCCGTTCTTCCGCAGCCCCCGCACACGCGAGGACCTCCTCGCCGACCGCAACGCGATCGCCGAGTGGGCGCGGATGACCTACGGCTGGATGGGCCGCAGTCCCGACTACAAGGCCTCCTTCCTCGGCACACTGGGCGCGAACTCCGAGTTCTACGAACCCTTCTCCGGCAACGCGCGCCGGTGGTACGCCGAATCGCAGGAAAAGGTGCTGTACTGGAACCACGCGATCGTCCACCCGCCCGTCGACCGCAACAAGAAGCCCGACGAGGTCAAGGACGTGTTCGTCCACGTCGAGAAGGAGACCGACGACGGCCTCGTCGTCTCCGGGGCGAAGGTCGTGGCGACCGGATCGGCACTCACGCACTTCAACTTCATCGCCCACTACGGCCTGCCGTTCAAGGACCGCGAGTTCGCCCTGGTGTGCACGGTGCCGATGAACACGCCCGGCATGAAGCTGATCTGCCGCAACTCCTACACCAGCATGGCTGCCCAGATGGGCTCGCCGTTCGACTACCCGTTGTCGAGCCGGCTCGACGAGAACGACACGATCTTCATCCTGGACAAGGTGAAGATCCCGTGGGAGAACGTGTTCATCTACGGCGACGCCGACAAGGTGAGCAGTTTCGTCCCCGGCTCCGGGTTCCTGGAGCGGTTCACCTTCCAGGGCGTCACCCGCCTCGCGGTCAAGCTCGACTTCATCGCCGGCCTGCTGCTCAAGGGCGTGGAAGCGACCGGCACCAAGGACTTCCGCGGCATCCAGACCCGCATCGGCGAGGTCATCAGCTGGCGCAACCTGTTCTGGGCGCTCTCCGACGCGATGGCCGCGAGCCCCAGCGAGTGGAAGAACGGCACCCTGCTGCCGAACCTGAACTACGGCCTGGCCTACCGGTGGTTCATGACCGTCGGCTACCCGCGCATCCGCGAGATCATCATGCAGGACCTCGGCAGCGCCCTGATCTACCTGCCCTCGCACGCATCGGATTTCTCCTCGCCCGAGGTCCGGCCCTACCTCGACCGGTACGTGCGCGGCTCCAACGGCTACGACTCGGTCGAGCGGGTCAAGCTGATGAAGCTGATCTGGGACTCCATCGGCACCGAGTTCGGCGGCCGTCACGAGCTCTACGAGCGCAACTACGCAGGCAACCACGAGGGCGTGCGCTTCGAGCAGCTCATCGCCATGGAGCAGTCCGGTCAGGCCGATGCCATGCGCGGCTTCGCCGAACAATGCATGGCCGAGTACGACCTCGACGGCTGGACGGTGCCCGACCTGATCAACAACGACGACGTATCGCTGCTGGGCAAGCGGTGA
- the catA gene encoding catechol 1,2-dioxygenase, producing the protein MDTTHPSPTAAGSGASATQAFLARQEGGAGEVSRERVATVVQAMLDGVHEAIRTHEVTYPEFTAAKQWLIEVGESGEWPLLLDVFVEHEVEEVAARKQHGTKGSILGPYYLPGAPKLPSVTTLPMREDEPGTRLVFAGQVSDTTGRPVPGAELDIWHADHAGYYSGFAPHIPEGNLRGVVVADGQGRFEISTVQPAPYQIPTDGPTGKLIEAAGWHPWRPAHLHLIVRAPGCRPITTQLYFAGGDWLDSDVAQATKPELVLDPQPVSDGCVRAEYDFVLEPA; encoded by the coding sequence ATGGACACGACACACCCATCGCCGACGGCCGCCGGTTCCGGCGCTTCGGCCACCCAGGCATTCCTCGCGCGCCAGGAGGGTGGCGCCGGCGAGGTGAGCCGGGAACGCGTGGCGACCGTCGTCCAGGCGATGCTGGACGGGGTGCACGAGGCCATCCGCACCCACGAGGTCACCTACCCCGAGTTCACCGCCGCCAAGCAGTGGCTGATCGAGGTCGGCGAGAGCGGCGAATGGCCGTTGCTGCTCGACGTGTTCGTCGAGCACGAGGTCGAAGAAGTGGCCGCCCGCAAGCAGCACGGCACCAAGGGCAGCATCCTGGGCCCGTACTACCTGCCCGGCGCGCCCAAGCTGCCGTCGGTGACCACGTTGCCGATGCGCGAGGACGAACCGGGCACCCGGCTCGTGTTCGCCGGGCAGGTCAGCGACACGACCGGCAGGCCGGTCCCCGGCGCCGAACTCGACATCTGGCACGCCGACCACGCCGGCTACTACTCGGGATTCGCCCCGCACATCCCCGAGGGCAACCTGCGCGGTGTCGTGGTCGCCGACGGCCAGGGCCGGTTCGAGATCAGCACCGTCCAGCCCGCGCCCTACCAGATCCCCACCGACGGCCCGACCGGCAAGCTGATCGAGGCGGCGGGCTGGCACCCGTGGCGGCCGGCGCACCTGCACCTGATCGTGCGGGCGCCCGGCTGCCGGCCGATCACCACGCAGCTGTATTTCGCCGGCGGGGACTGGCTCGACTCCGACGTCGCGCAGGCGACCAAGCCGGAACTCGTGCTCGACCCGCAACCGGTCTCCGACGGGTGCGTGCGTGCCGAGTACGACTTCGTGCTCGAACCGGCCTGA